A region of Candidatus Dormiibacterota bacterium DNA encodes the following proteins:
- a CDS encoding AcvB/VirJ family lysyl-phosphatidylglycerol hydrolase: protein MSVLPVAVGRLPLGSLLRMSALLSCGVAGLAWGAPPQGAVIRQQPEEKLFSTGPQSRFRALLYAPKAAETERAAVTPVIFYSGEWGWRPLQQDLASYLASTGRFVLGIDSADYFANLVPAAVLGADLEKFRAFVNERAGRPRNADVILIGFAFGAEMIPYLLNKTRPPGVKGAVLIAPGAKGAKVYRVSVQLKMDSPPDEQFDVREELKGMAPLPVALMEGTLDKDSAAKALADAPRGPHKYVPVEGGDRQFHEVRDGFFAVLLDALHWIDGSTAPKAAPPAVP, encoded by the coding sequence ATGAGCGTCCTGCCGGTCGCAGTGGGCCGTCTTCCGCTCGGCTCGCTGCTCCGGATGTCCGCCCTCCTGTCCTGCGGGGTCGCCGGCCTGGCCTGGGGCGCGCCGCCGCAAGGGGCGGTGATCCGCCAGCAGCCCGAGGAGAAGCTCTTCAGCACCGGACCCCAGTCGCGGTTCAGGGCGCTGCTCTACGCTCCGAAGGCTGCGGAGACGGAGCGCGCCGCCGTCACGCCCGTGATCTTCTATTCAGGCGAGTGGGGCTGGCGGCCGCTGCAGCAGGACCTGGCCTCGTATCTCGCCTCGACCGGACGCTTCGTCCTCGGCATCGACTCGGCCGATTACTTCGCGAACCTCGTTCCCGCCGCCGTCCTCGGCGCGGACCTGGAGAAATTCCGCGCCTTCGTGAATGAGCGCGCCGGACGGCCCAGGAACGCGGACGTGATCCTGATCGGCTTCGCCTTTGGCGCGGAGATGATCCCGTATCTCCTGAACAAGACCCGGCCGCCCGGCGTCAAGGGGGCCGTCCTCATCGCCCCCGGCGCGAAGGGGGCCAAGGTATACCGCGTCTCGGTCCAGCTCAAGATGGACAGCCCGCCGGATGAGCAGTTCGACGTCCGGGAGGAGCTCAAAGGGATGGCCCCGCTCCCGGTCGCGCTGATGGAGGGGACCCTCGACAAGGATTCGGCCGCGAAGGCCCTGGCCGATGCGCCGCGCGGCCCCCACAAGTACGTGCCGGTCGAGGGGGGGGACCGCCAGTTCCACGAGGTGCGCGACGGTTTCTTCGCCGTCCTGCTGGACGCGCTCCACTGGATCGACGGCTCGACCGCCCCGAAAGCCGCGCCTCCCGCAGTTCCTTGA